Proteins from a genomic interval of Candidatus Babela massiliensis:
- a CDS encoding MerR family transcriptional regulator: protein MKRKKGYFSISAVAKMFSVHQQTIRLYEKEGLINPKRSSGNTRLFSEEDVDRLEEVIYLTHKLGINLAGVEMILKLQKQIKKMQTDMNALFKKLQKELSDESEMHKQIIKEAANKISEVKKRKKVALSPENVLKNLE, encoded by the coding sequence ATGAAAAGAAAAAAAGGATATTTTTCTATATCAGCTGTTGCAAAGATGTTTTCAGTACATCAACAGACTATTAGATTATATGAAAAAGAAGGTTTGATTAATCCTAAGCGTTCTTCAGGAAATACACGTCTATTTTCCGAAGAAGACGTTGATCGACTTGAAGAAGTTATTTATCTTACTCATAAATTAGGAATAAATCTTGCAGGAGTTGAGATGATATTAAAGCTGCAAAAACAAATTAAGAAGATGCAGACTGATATGAATGCTCTTTTTAAAAAGTTACAAAAAGAGCTATCAGACGAAAGCGAGATGCATAAACAAATCATCAAAGAAGCTGCCAATAAAATTAGCGAAGTAAAAAAGAGAAAAAAGGTTGCTTTATCTCCTGAAAATGTTTTAAAAAATTTAGAATAA
- the ychF gene encoding redox-regulated ATPase YchF, whose product MSISAGLVGLPNVGKSTLFNALTKSSVPAENYPFCTIDPHVACTVVPDSRLEKLREIYNSEKIIPSTVQFVDIAGLVKGAASGEGLGNQFLGNIREVNLIIHVLRCFDDANILSTRTESVDPLSDFDVISTELILKDIESISKRKEKFAHLLKASKNDVKKTKELNLEAELLDNISKALDNFDLNAVHQLINSSDVETIPLLCAKKFLVVANLSENDIQDNAYENNIHYQNLVKRFGKDIVIPISAKLEYDLSVLNEDDRKEMEALFGMQKSGLDEIISRTYQNLGLITFFTCGPREIHAWPITSGMTVRKASGEIHSDLERGFIFADVFNVQDLFALGSIPKLKDMGKIRTEGQDYQVKDGDIILVKFNV is encoded by the coding sequence ATGAGTATAAGTGCCGGTCTAGTGGGCTTACCTAACGTAGGAAAATCTACCTTATTTAACGCATTGACTAAATCTTCAGTGCCTGCAGAGAATTATCCTTTTTGTACCATCGATCCTCATGTGGCGTGTACCGTTGTGCCTGATAGTCGATTAGAAAAACTCAGAGAAATCTATAATTCTGAAAAAATAATACCTTCAACAGTACAATTTGTTGATATTGCAGGTCTTGTAAAAGGGGCTGCGTCTGGCGAAGGGTTGGGGAATCAATTTTTAGGAAATATTCGTGAAGTGAATTTAATTATACACGTTTTAAGATGTTTTGATGATGCTAATATTTTATCAACTCGGACTGAAAGTGTAGATCCTCTTTCTGATTTTGATGTTATTTCTACAGAGCTTATATTAAAAGATATTGAGTCTATCAGTAAAAGGAAAGAAAAATTTGCTCATCTTTTAAAAGCAAGTAAAAATGACGTTAAGAAAACTAAGGAGCTAAATTTAGAAGCAGAATTACTTGATAATATATCAAAAGCTCTTGACAATTTTGATTTGAATGCAGTACACCAGCTTATCAATAGTAGTGATGTTGAAACTATACCACTTTTGTGCGCTAAAAAATTTTTAGTTGTTGCTAATTTGTCTGAAAACGATATCCAAGATAATGCGTATGAAAACAATATTCATTATCAAAATCTTGTAAAACGTTTTGGCAAAGATATAGTTATTCCTATTTCTGCCAAACTTGAATATGATTTATCTGTTCTGAATGAAGATGACAGAAAAGAAATGGAAGCTCTTTTTGGTATGCAAAAAAGTGGTCTTGATGAAATTATATCAAGAACATATCAAAATCTTGGGTTAATTACTTTTTTTACTTGTGGTCCTAGAGAAATACATGCATGGCCTATTACTAGTGGAATGACTGTAAGAAAAGCTTCTGGTGAAATACATTCAGATTTAGAGCGTGGATTTATATTTGCTGATGTTTTTAATGTTCAAGATCTATTTGCTTTAGGTTCAATACCTAAATTAAAGGATATGGGTAAGATTAGAACTGAAGGACAAGATTATCAAGTTAAAGATGGAGATATAATTCTAGTTAAATTTAATGTTTAA